One window of the Rhizobiaceae bacterium genome contains the following:
- the rlmN gene encoding 23S rRNA (adenine(2503)-C(2))-methyltransferase RlmN, whose amino-acid sequence MAVSIDLIADKAHNAVPPRVALVEKPTLIGLSRAEMAEALIISGIVPERQAKMRVQQLWHWLYVRGVSDFSEMFNISKDLRATLARHFTIARPEIVEEQISNDGTRKWLFRFPPRGAGRPVEIETVYIPEEGRGTLCISSQVGCTLTCSFCHTGTQKLVRNLTAEEILAQLLTARDRLGDFPDRDTPDGAIVPAEGRKVSNIVMMGMGEPLYNFEEVKKALLIASDGDGLSLSKRRITLSTSGVVPGIARTGEEIGVMLAISLHAPNDDLRDLLVPINKKYPLEELMDACRKYPGLSNARRITFEYVMLKDVNDSLDDARALVKLLKGIPAKINLIPFNPWPGTNYQCSDWETIEKFADFINNAGYASPIRTPRGRDILAACGQLKSESERLKKHERLALEAMMIAGHGEA is encoded by the coding sequence ATGGCAGTTTCTATAGACCTCATCGCCGACAAGGCGCACAACGCCGTTCCGCCCCGCGTCGCGCTGGTGGAAAAACCGACTCTGATCGGCCTCAGCCGCGCCGAGATGGCGGAGGCGCTGATCATATCGGGCATCGTGCCGGAGCGGCAGGCGAAGATGCGCGTCCAGCAGCTCTGGCACTGGCTTTATGTGCGCGGCGTCTCGGACTTTTCCGAGATGTTCAACATCTCGAAGGATTTGCGCGCCACGCTGGCGAGGCATTTCACCATTGCCCGACCCGAAATCGTCGAGGAGCAGATCTCCAACGACGGCACACGCAAGTGGCTGTTCCGTTTTCCGCCGCGCGGCGCAGGCCGGCCCGTCGAGATCGAGACGGTCTATATACCCGAGGAAGGGCGCGGCACGCTTTGCATCTCCAGCCAGGTCGGCTGCACGCTCACCTGCTCCTTCTGCCACACCGGCACGCAGAAGCTGGTCCGCAACCTGACGGCGGAAGAGATCCTCGCCCAGCTTCTGACCGCGCGCGATCGGCTGGGCGATTTCCCGGATCGCGATACGCCGGATGGCGCCATCGTGCCGGCGGAAGGCCGCAAGGTTTCCAACATCGTCATGATGGGCATGGGCGAGCCGCTCTACAATTTCGAGGAGGTGAAGAAGGCGCTTCTGATCGCTTCCGATGGCGATGGCCTGTCGCTGTCGAAGCGCCGCATCACGCTCTCCACCTCCGGCGTGGTGCCGGGCATCGCCCGCACCGGCGAGGAGATCGGCGTCATGCTGGCGATCTCGCTTCACGCGCCGAACGACGACCTGCGCGATCTGCTGGTGCCGATCAACAAGAAGTATCCGCTCGAAGAGCTCATGGACGCCTGCCGGAAATATCCCGGCCTGTCGAACGCGCGCCGCATCACCTTCGAATATGTGATGCTGAAAGACGTGAACGACAGCCTTGACGATGCCCGCGCTCTGGTGAAGCTGCTCAAGGGCATACCGGCCAAGATCAACCTGATCCCCTTCAACCCATGGCCCGGCACCAACTACCAGTGCTCGGACTGGGAGACGATCGAGAAGTTCGCCGACTTCATCAACAATGCAGGCTATGCCTCGCCGATCCGCACGCCGCGCGGCCGCGACATCCTCGCCGCCTGCGGTCAGCTCAAGTCGGAATCGGAGCGGCTGAAAAAGCACGAGCGGCTGGCGCTCGAAGCCATGATGATCGCCGGCCACGGCGAGGCATGA
- a CDS encoding LysE family translocator translates to MLPAFVPDFSTILQFSIAIVIIAITPGPDMTLFVGRALSEGRAAGLAAMFGGFTGCLVHTSLVVFGLSALIVASPEAFLALKVAGAGYLVWLAWQAVRHGSAFAPEKRQGRRHTLMQNYLTGIGINLLNPKIILFFMTFLPQFVSVNDPHAPAKLYFLGVLFIVLSAVITTPMVFAADRFAGLLRKSPRVTRAVDYLFAGVFSAFALKILTAQAR, encoded by the coding sequence ATGCTGCCCGCTTTCGTCCCTGACTTTTCCACCATCCTCCAGTTTTCGATCGCCATCGTGATCATCGCCATCACGCCCGGCCCCGACATGACGCTGTTCGTCGGACGGGCGCTTTCGGAGGGACGGGCGGCCGGGCTCGCCGCAATGTTCGGCGGCTTCACCGGCTGTCTCGTCCACACGTCGCTGGTGGTGTTCGGTCTCTCGGCACTGATCGTGGCTTCGCCCGAGGCGTTCCTCGCGCTGAAGGTGGCCGGTGCTGGCTATCTCGTCTGGCTGGCATGGCAGGCCGTTCGCCACGGATCGGCTTTCGCCCCCGAGAAGCGGCAGGGGCGCAGACACACGCTCATGCAGAACTACCTGACCGGCATAGGCATCAACCTGCTCAATCCGAAGATCATCCTCTTCTTCATGACCTTCCTGCCGCAGTTCGTCAGTGTCAACGATCCGCACGCGCCCGCAAAACTCTATTTCCTCGGAGTCCTCTTCATCGTGCTTTCGGCCGTCATCACCACGCCGATGGTGTTCGCCGCCGATCGCTTCGCCGGCCTGCTGCGCAAGAGTCCGAGGGTCACGCGGGCGGTGGACTATCTGTTCGCCGGCGTGTTTTCCGCTTTCGCGCTCAAGATCCTGACGGCGCAGGCGCGATAA
- a CDS encoding argininosuccinate synthase has protein sequence MSKWKDVKKVVLAYSGGLDTSIILKWLQTELGAEVVTFTADLGQGGELEPARQKAEMMGIKDIRIMDLREEFISDFVFPMFRANAQYEGVYLLGTSIARPLISKHLVDIAAETGADAIAHGATGKGNDQVRFELSAYALNPDIKVIAPWRDWSFKSRTDLLNFARDHQIPVPKDKQGEAPFSVDANLLHSSSEGKVLEDPWQEPPEFVHQRTVSPMEAPDAVTEIEIEFLKGDPIALNGKKLSPATLFAALNDLGRDNGIGRLDLVENRFVGMKSRGVYETPGGTILLHAHRAIESITLDRGAAHLKDEIMPRYAELIYNGFWYSPEREMLQALIDKSQEDVEGTVRLKLYKGNVIVTGRKSPKTLYSDTLVTFEDDRGAYDQKDAEGFIRLNGLRLRTLAARKRKT, from the coding sequence ATGTCCAAGTGGAAAGACGTGAAGAAGGTCGTGCTCGCCTATTCCGGCGGTCTCGACACGTCGATCATCCTCAAATGGCTGCAGACCGAACTGGGTGCGGAGGTCGTGACCTTCACCGCCGATCTCGGCCAGGGCGGCGAACTGGAGCCGGCGCGCCAGAAGGCCGAGATGATGGGGATCAAGGACATCCGCATCATGGACCTGCGCGAGGAATTCATCTCCGATTTCGTCTTCCCGATGTTCCGCGCCAACGCCCAGTATGAGGGCGTCTACCTGCTCGGCACCTCCATCGCGCGACCGCTGATCTCCAAGCATCTGGTCGACATCGCCGCCGAGACGGGTGCCGATGCGATCGCCCATGGCGCCACCGGCAAGGGTAACGATCAGGTCCGTTTCGAACTTTCCGCCTACGCACTGAACCCCGACATCAAGGTGATCGCGCCGTGGCGCGACTGGTCCTTCAAGTCGCGCACGGACCTGCTCAACTTCGCGCGCGACCACCAGATCCCCGTGCCGAAGGACAAGCAGGGCGAGGCCCCGTTCTCCGTAGACGCCAACCTTCTGCATTCGTCCTCGGAGGGCAAGGTTCTCGAGGACCCGTGGCAGGAGCCGCCGGAATTCGTCCATCAGCGCACCGTTTCACCGATGGAGGCGCCGGATGCGGTCACCGAAATCGAGATCGAGTTCCTGAAAGGCGATCCGATTGCCCTCAACGGCAAGAAGCTTTCGCCGGCAACGCTTTTCGCGGCTCTCAACGACCTTGGCCGCGACAACGGCATTGGTCGCCTCGACCTCGTGGAGAACCGCTTCGTCGGCATGAAGAGCCGCGGCGTCTATGAGACGCCGGGCGGCACCATCCTGCTCCATGCGCACCGGGCGATCGAATCGATCACGCTCGACCGGGGGGCCGCGCATCTCAAGGACGAGATCATGCCGCGCTATGCCGAGCTGATCTATAACGGCTTCTGGTATTCGCCCGAGCGCGAGATGCTGCAGGCGCTGATCGACAAGAGCCAGGAAGACGTCGAAGGCACCGTGCGGCTGAAGCTCTACAAGGGCAACGTCATCGTCACCGGCCGCAAATCGCCGAAGACGCTCTACTCCGACACGCTCGTCACCTTCGAGGACGACCGCGGCGCTTATGACCAGAAGGACGCCGAGGGCTTCATCCGTCTCAACGGCCTGCGTCTGAGGACGCTGGCCGCGCGCAAACGCAAGACCTGA
- a CDS encoding lytic murein transglycosylase: protein MARTAMGIAFGAALAVLALATGAAQAQSCGKTAAGFDEWKADFAQQAKASGVKSKGLTALAGAKYATATIKADRAVHKAFSGSVEAFMQRRGGAAIISKGRTLKKTNAALFADIERKYGVPPGVLLAIWGMETGFGSYMGKQNTVSAIVTLAYDCRRPEFFTPHAIAALKLVDRGALSAGSVGAMHGEIGHTQFLPGNVLKYGVGSANLRDKATALASTANFLKGHGWRAGAGYRGNMGAIAGWNAASVYQQAIAIIGEQIDGQ, encoded by the coding sequence ATGGCACGCACGGCCATGGGAATTGCATTTGGCGCAGCCTTGGCGGTTCTGGCTCTGGCAACGGGAGCGGCGCAGGCGCAAAGCTGCGGCAAGACCGCGGCGGGCTTCGATGAGTGGAAAGCGGATTTCGCCCAGCAGGCGAAGGCCTCCGGCGTAAAGAGCAAGGGTCTGACTGCCTTGGCCGGCGCCAAATACGCGACCGCGACGATCAAGGCCGATCGCGCCGTGCACAAGGCATTCAGTGGTTCGGTGGAAGCGTTCATGCAGCGTCGCGGCGGCGCGGCGATCATCTCCAAGGGCAGGACGCTGAAGAAGACGAATGCGGCGCTCTTCGCCGACATCGAGCGCAAGTACGGCGTTCCGCCCGGCGTGCTCCTCGCTATCTGGGGCATGGAGACCGGCTTCGGCTCCTATATGGGCAAGCAGAACACGGTTTCGGCCATCGTGACGCTGGCCTATGACTGCCGCCGGCCGGAGTTCTTCACCCCGCATGCGATCGCGGCCCTTAAGCTGGTCGATCGTGGTGCGCTCAGCGCCGGTTCGGTCGGCGCCATGCATGGCGAAATCGGCCATACGCAGTTCCTTCCCGGCAATGTCCTCAAATACGGCGTCGGCAGCGCCAACCTGCGCGACAAGGCGACGGCTCTGGCTTCGACCGCCAATTTCCTGAAGGGCCATGGCTGGCGCGCCGGCGCCGGCTACCGGGGCAATATGGGCGCCATAGCGGGCTGGAATGCCGCCAGCGTCTACCAGCAGGCCATCGCCATCATCGGCGAGCAGATCGACGGTCAGTAA
- a CDS encoding FAD-dependent oxidoreductase: MEDVDVVVVGAGSAGLSAAKTLRAAGLSFKVFEAMNRIGGRAWTSDQHFGAPFDIGCAWLHAADRNPYYAEAEAAGWTLHHHDMNVVHLYFGKRKASEDEEAHMKAADAELARLMETWSGGDDDRLSSLTSRTHTARAAATFAGPMDFGADYDEISIEDFRQAADLDPNYFTREGFGALVALYGADVPVELSTPVRRILWDVPGVACVTDRGTIRARAVIVTSSPAVLAFEEIAFSPALPDKHVESFFDLPMGMLTKLPIEVRGTRLGLTPFDDLLIERPARNDIYFLCFPFDTDLMVGFVGGDFAWELSAAGEAAGVDFVADRLCGIFGSDLRKHLGRAMMTNWGAERFVRGAYAAARPGKSGARRILSEPVADRIFFAGEHLAGPLVQTCGGARLSGEDVARKVVTMLAA; encoded by the coding sequence ATGGAAGACGTCGATGTGGTGGTCGTCGGGGCGGGTTCCGCCGGGCTCTCGGCGGCGAAGACGCTCCGCGCGGCCGGACTGTCCTTCAAGGTGTTCGAGGCGATGAACCGCATCGGCGGGCGCGCCTGGACCAGCGACCAGCATTTCGGCGCACCATTCGACATCGGCTGCGCCTGGCTCCATGCCGCCGACCGCAACCCGTACTATGCCGAGGCCGAAGCGGCCGGCTGGACGCTGCACCACCACGACATGAACGTCGTTCACCTCTATTTCGGCAAGCGCAAGGCGAGCGAGGACGAGGAAGCCCATATGAAGGCGGCCGATGCCGAACTCGCCCGGCTTATGGAGACGTGGAGCGGCGGCGACGATGACCGCCTGTCGTCCCTGACCAGCCGGACCCACACCGCACGCGCCGCCGCGACCTTTGCCGGGCCGATGGATTTCGGCGCGGATTACGACGAAATCTCCATCGAGGATTTCCGGCAGGCCGCCGACCTCGACCCGAATTACTTCACGAGAGAGGGTTTCGGCGCGCTGGTCGCCCTCTACGGCGCGGACGTCCCGGTGGAACTCTCCACTCCGGTTCGCAGAATCCTCTGGGACGTGCCGGGTGTCGCCTGCGTCACGGATCGTGGCACGATCCGCGCCCGCGCCGTCATCGTCACCTCGTCGCCGGCTGTGCTCGCATTCGAGGAAATCGCCTTCTCGCCTGCCCTGCCGGACAAGCATGTCGAATCCTTCTTCGACCTGCCCATGGGCATGCTGACCAAACTGCCGATAGAAGTACGCGGCACGCGACTTGGGCTGACGCCGTTCGACGACCTGCTCATCGAGCGGCCGGCGCGCAACGACATCTATTTCCTCTGCTTTCCCTTCGACACCGACCTGATGGTCGGCTTCGTCGGCGGCGATTTCGCGTGGGAACTGTCGGCGGCCGGCGAGGCGGCCGGCGTCGATTTCGTCGCCGATCGGCTCTGCGGCATCTTCGGCAGCGACCTGCGCAAGCATCTCGGCAGGGCCATGATGACCAACTGGGGCGCGGAGCGTTTCGTACGCGGCGCCTATGCGGCCGCCCGGCCCGGCAAGTCAGGCGCGCGGCGCATCCTGTCCGAGCCCGTCGCCGACCGCATCTTCTTTGCCGGCGAGCATCTGGCCGGGCCGCTTGTCCAGACCTGCGGCGGCGCCCGCCTGTCTGGTGAGGACGTCGCGCGGAAGGTCGTGACGATGCTTGCGGCCTGA
- the ffh gene encoding signal recognition particle protein, with amino-acid sequence MFESLQERLGSILNNLTGRGALSEADVSAALREVRRALLEADVALEVVRSFTDRVRTKAVGAEVLKSIKPGQMVVKIVHDELVEMLGSEGQTIDLNAPAPVVVMMVGLQGSGKTTSSAKIAKRLTERQGKKVLMASLDTRRPAAQEQLRQLGEQTKVATLPIVAGQSPVEIARRAVQAAKLGGHDVVILDTAGRTHIDEPLMAEMAEIKLVSNPHEILLVADSLTGQDAVNLAKSFDERVGITGLILTRMDGDGRGGAALSMRAVTGKPVKLIGTGEKMDGLEEFHPKRIADRILGMGDIVSLVEKAAENIDAEKAAAMARKMQSGKFDLNDLADQLQQMSKLGGMGGIMGMMPGMGKMKDQLAAAGMDDKMFARQIAIIQSMTRAERANPDILKHSRKKRIAAGSGTDAAEINKLLKMHRQMADMMKAMGGKGKGGGMMRGLMGGLASKMGLGGMMPGMGGMPDLSKMDPRQLEALQKQAQAAGLGKGLPGLPGGGGLPGLPGGGLPGLPGSMKLPGLGGPGGLPGPGKKK; translated from the coding sequence ATGTTTGAGTCACTCCAGGAACGACTTGGTTCGATCCTCAACAACCTGACCGGCCGGGGCGCCCTGTCCGAGGCCGACGTTTCGGCTGCGCTGCGCGAGGTTCGCCGCGCATTGCTCGAAGCCGACGTCGCGCTGGAGGTCGTCCGCTCCTTCACCGACCGGGTCCGCACCAAGGCTGTCGGCGCCGAGGTGCTGAAGTCGATCAAGCCGGGCCAGATGGTCGTCAAGATCGTCCATGACGAACTGGTCGAGATGCTGGGATCCGAAGGTCAGACGATCGACCTGAACGCCCCTGCCCCCGTCGTCGTCATGATGGTCGGCCTGCAGGGCTCAGGCAAGACGACGAGTTCGGCCAAGATCGCCAAGCGGCTGACCGAGCGCCAGGGCAAGAAGGTCCTGATGGCCTCGCTCGACACGCGCCGCCCGGCCGCGCAGGAACAGCTTCGTCAGCTCGGTGAGCAGACCAAGGTCGCCACGCTCCCGATCGTCGCCGGCCAGTCGCCGGTCGAGATCGCCCGCCGTGCCGTGCAGGCGGCGAAGCTCGGCGGCCATGACGTCGTCATCCTCGACACCGCCGGCCGCACGCATATCGACGAGCCGCTGATGGCCGAAATGGCCGAGATCAAGCTGGTCTCCAATCCTCACGAGATCCTGCTCGTCGCGGACTCGCTCACCGGCCAGGACGCCGTGAACCTCGCCAAGAGCTTCGACGAGCGCGTCGGCATCACCGGCCTGATCCTGACCCGCATGGACGGCGACGGACGCGGTGGCGCAGCGCTTTCCATGCGCGCCGTCACCGGCAAGCCGGTGAAGCTGATCGGTACCGGCGAGAAGATGGACGGGCTGGAGGAGTTCCATCCCAAGCGCATCGCCGACCGTATCCTCGGCATGGGCGACATCGTCAGCCTCGTCGAGAAGGCGGCGGAAAACATCGACGCGGAAAAGGCCGCGGCGATGGCCAGGAAGATGCAGTCCGGCAAGTTCGACCTGAACGATCTCGCCGATCAGCTTCAGCAGATGTCGAAGCTCGGCGGCATGGGCGGCATCATGGGCATGATGCCCGGCATGGGCAAGATGAAGGACCAGCTCGCCGCCGCCGGCATGGACGACAAGATGTTCGCGCGCCAGATCGCCATCATCCAGTCGATGACCAGGGCCGAGCGCGCCAATCCGGACATCCTGAAGCACAGCCGCAAGAAGCGCATCGCCGCCGGCTCCGGAACCGACGCGGCCGAGATCAACAAGCTCCTGAAGATGCACCGCCAGATGGCCGACATGATGAAGGCCATGGGCGGCAAGGGCAAGGGCGGCGGCATGATGCGCGGCCTGATGGGCGGTCTCGCCTCCAAAATGGGTCTCGGCGGCATGATGCCGGGCATGGGCGGCATGCCGGATCTGTCCAAGATGGACCCCAGGCAATTGGAAGCCCTGCAGAAACAGGCGCAGGCGGCCGGCCTCGGCAAGGGTCTTCCCGGCCTGCCGGGCGGTGGCGGATTGCCCGGTCTTCCCGGCGGCGGTCTTCCGGGATTGCCGGGCAGCATGAAGCTGCCGGGCCTCGGCGGGCCGGGCGGCCTGCCCGGTCCCGGCAAGAAGAAGTGA
- a CDS encoding chorismate mutase: MSEDAHVKLLEYRASIDNIDAALIHMLAERFRCTKAVGVLKATHGLPPADPAREQQQIARLRRLAQEAQLDPDFAEKFLNFVVREVIRHHEQIAASNGATAPGAEGAATTG; encoded by the coding sequence ATGAGCGAGGACGCACACGTAAAACTGCTCGAATACCGCGCCTCTATCGACAATATCGACGCGGCGCTGATCCACATGCTGGCCGAGCGCTTCCGCTGCACCAAGGCGGTCGGCGTGCTCAAGGCCACACACGGCCTGCCGCCCGCCGATCCGGCGCGCGAGCAGCAGCAGATCGCGCGTTTGCGCCGTCTGGCGCAGGAAGCGCAGCTCGACCCCGATTTCGCGGAAAAGTTCCTGAACTTCGTCGTCAGGGAAGTGATCCGCCACCACGAACAGATCGCCGCCTCGAACGGCGCGACTGCACCCGGCGCTGAGGGCGCCGCCACCACCGGCTGA
- the rpsP gene encoding 30S ribosomal protein S16, whose protein sequence is MSLKIRLARAGSKKRPYYHIVIADVRSPRDGRFIEAVGAWNPLLPKDGERVKLDTDRVKHWLSHGALPTDRVARFLDEAGLAKRETRSNPKKGEPGKKAQERIALQKQAEEAAAAAAAAGATEEAAG, encoded by the coding sequence ATGTCACTCAAGATCAGGCTGGCCCGCGCGGGCTCGAAGAAGCGTCCCTACTATCACATCGTCATCGCCGACGTGCGCAGCCCGCGCGACGGCCGCTTCATCGAGGCGGTCGGCGCCTGGAACCCGCTGCTGCCCAAGGACGGCGAGCGCGTGAAGCTGGATACCGACCGCGTCAAGCACTGGCTCTCGCACGGCGCCCTGCCGACCGACCGCGTCGCCCGCTTCCTCGACGAGGCCGGCCTTGCCAAGCGCGAGACGCGCAGCAATCCGAAGAAGGGCGAGCCGGGCAAGAAGGCCCAGGAGCGCATCGCCCTGCAGAAGCAGGCCGAGGAAGCCGCTGCTGCCGCAGCCGCGGCCGGCGCGACCGAGGAAGCCGCGGGCTGA
- a CDS encoding 4a-hydroxytetrahydrobiopterin dehydratase, translating to MARERLSPDAIRAALAELEGWELADDGLSIRRVFTFRNFSEAFGFMSRAALAAEKMDHHPDWSNVYRTVDVTLNTHDAGGLTELDFKLAKKMNAIAGS from the coding sequence ATGGCGCGGGAACGGCTGTCTCCTGATGCGATCCGGGCGGCCCTTGCCGAACTGGAAGGCTGGGAACTTGCCGATGACGGCCTGTCGATCCGTCGCGTCTTCACCTTCCGCAACTTCTCCGAAGCCTTCGGTTTCATGAGCCGTGCGGCGCTGGCGGCGGAGAAGATGGATCATCACCCCGACTGGTCGAACGTCTACAGGACAGTGGACGTGACGCTCAACACGCACGATGCCGGCGGGCTGACCGAACTCGACTTCAAGCTGGCGAAGAAGATGAATGCGATAGCCGGCAGTTAG
- the thpR gene encoding RNA 2',3'-cyclic phosphodiesterase, translating to MPRLFTALEIPRDAALSLSLLRGGLPGARWIDVENYHMTLRFIGDVEGHVADEVANALDRVRRPSFSLTLSGVGAFGGKKPHSIWAGTMPSPDLNALQAEIERICQRLGLPADPRKFTPHVTLGRLKNANPGDVAHYLSSRGNFAAMPFRVGRFVLMSSRESVGGGPYVIEEVWPLSGSDTQGAGASAGAVDAFRFMR from the coding sequence ATGCCGCGACTTTTCACTGCCCTCGAAATTCCGCGCGATGCGGCCCTCTCGCTCTCTCTCCTGCGCGGGGGTCTACCGGGCGCCCGCTGGATTGACGTCGAAAACTATCACATGACCCTGCGCTTCATCGGCGACGTGGAAGGCCATGTCGCAGACGAGGTCGCCAACGCGCTCGACCGGGTGCGGCGGCCTTCCTTCTCGCTGACGCTGTCGGGCGTCGGCGCCTTCGGCGGCAAGAAACCGCATTCGATCTGGGCCGGCACCATGCCGTCGCCCGACCTCAATGCGCTGCAGGCCGAAATAGAGCGCATCTGCCAGCGGCTTGGACTTCCCGCCGATCCACGAAAGTTCACGCCGCATGTGACCCTGGGGCGGCTGAAGAATGCAAACCCGGGAGACGTTGCGCATTACCTCTCGTCGCGTGGCAATTTTGCCGCGATGCCCTTTCGCGTCGGGCGTTTCGTGCTGATGTCGTCCCGCGAATCGGTCGGCGGCGGCCCCTATGTCATCGAGGAGGTCTGGCCGCTCAGCGGGTCCGACACGCAGGGCGCCGGCGCCTCTGCGGGCGCTGTCGACGCCTTCCGTTTCATGCGCTGA
- a CDS encoding arylesterase translates to MPFKRLFAFFAILAIAAFGVARSAGAEPYRIVGFGDSLMAGYQLGPGESFPEKLQVALKAKGLDVEVAGAGVSGDTTSGGLARLDWSVSDGTDLVVLELGGNDMLRGIAPELTEKNLDAILSRLNERGIRVLLVGMLAAPNLGPEYAEAFNGIYPRLAEKYGVPLYPFFLDGVAADLKLLQSDGIHPTAEGVDIMVERMLPFVEKVIGASSGNG, encoded by the coding sequence ATGCCTTTCAAACGCTTATTCGCATTCTTCGCCATTCTGGCAATCGCAGCCTTCGGCGTGGCGAGGTCGGCCGGCGCGGAGCCATATCGTATCGTCGGCTTCGGCGACAGCCTGATGGCGGGCTACCAACTCGGTCCCGGCGAGAGTTTTCCAGAGAAGCTCCAGGTGGCTCTGAAGGCGAAGGGACTGGACGTCGAGGTGGCGGGGGCCGGGGTGTCGGGCGATACGACCAGCGGCGGGCTGGCCCGTCTTGACTGGTCCGTGTCTGACGGCACCGACCTGGTGGTTCTGGAACTCGGCGGCAACGACATGCTGCGCGGAATCGCGCCGGAACTCACGGAAAAGAACCTTGACGCCATTCTTTCGCGGCTGAACGAGCGCGGCATCCGTGTGCTGCTCGTCGGCATGCTGGCCGCCCCCAATCTCGGCCCGGAATACGCCGAGGCTTTCAACGGCATCTATCCGAGGCTCGCGGAAAAATACGGCGTGCCGCTCTATCCGTTTTTCCTCGACGGGGTGGCGGCGGACCTGAAACTGCTGCAATCCGACGGCATTCATCCAACCGCCGAAGGCGTCGACATCATGGTGGAGCGCATGCTGCCATTTGTCGAAAAAGTGATCGGCGCGTCATCCGGGAACGGCTGA
- a CDS encoding ABC transporter ATP-binding protein, which translates to MTEAVIELRDVSLTLGEGASSVHVLKGITLDLAAGEATGIVGPSGSGKSTLLMVLAGLEKVDSGTVKIAGEVLNGKSEDRIAAFRGRTIGIVFQSFHLIPNMTALENVAVPLELAGRRDAFEVAERELAAVGLSQRLTHYPGELSGGEQQRVAIARALAPEPRILIADEPTGNLDQATGRQIADLLFAKAAERGMTLVLVTHDPALAARCDRQVAMRSGRIEAAERPALRMPA; encoded by the coding sequence GTGACAGAAGCCGTCATCGAATTGCGGGATGTCTCCCTGACGCTCGGCGAGGGAGCGTCGTCCGTCCATGTGCTGAAGGGCATAACGCTCGATCTCGCCGCCGGCGAGGCGACCGGCATCGTCGGCCCGTCCGGTTCCGGCAAGTCGACGCTGCTCATGGTGCTGGCCGGGCTGGAAAAGGTCGATTCCGGCACGGTGAAGATCGCCGGCGAGGTCCTGAACGGCAAGAGCGAGGACCGGATCGCCGCCTTTCGGGGTCGCACCATCGGCATCGTCTTCCAGTCCTTCCACCTGATCCCGAACATGACGGCGCTGGAAAACGTCGCCGTTCCGCTGGAGCTTGCCGGACGGCGCGACGCTTTCGAGGTCGCCGAGCGCGAGCTTGCCGCCGTCGGCCTGTCGCAGCGCCTGACCCACTATCCCGGCGAGCTTTCCGGTGGAGAGCAGCAGCGCGTGGCGATCGCGCGCGCCCTCGCCCCGGAGCCGCGCATTCTGATCGCCGACGAGCCGACCGGCAATCTCGACCAGGCAACGGGCCGGCAGATCGCCGACCTGCTTTTCGCCAAGGCCGCCGAACGCGGCATGACGCTGGTTCTGGTGACGCATGACCCGGCGCTCGCCGCCCGCTGCGACCGTCAGGTCGCGATGCGCTCTGGACGGATCGAGGCGGCCGAGCGGCCGGCACTCCGGATGCCGGCATGA